From Cellulomonas oligotrophica, a single genomic window includes:
- a CDS encoding ROK family glucokinase, which produces MHAIGVDIGGTKIAAGVVDDEGRILAKTRRDTDPDDVASIDAAIADVYRELTADFEVREVGLAAAGFVAADRSGVLFAPNIAWRDYPLRDKVAALIDAPDVRIVVENDANAAGWAEFRYGVGRDAQDMVLLTLGTGLGGAVVTNGRLVRGAWGVAAEIGHMRVVPGGHYCGCGHQGCWEQYVSGSALVRDAQAAAISQPARAQHLLDLAGGTSAGITGPMVTAAAQAGDALAVDLLTGLATWVGEGAATVAALLDPELFVLGGGVSAAGDLLLGPARQAFAEQLSGRGHRPEASIVIAAMGNDAGMVGAADLARVLD; this is translated from the coding sequence ATGCACGCCATCGGTGTCGACATCGGCGGGACGAAGATCGCGGCCGGGGTCGTCGACGACGAGGGCCGCATCCTCGCCAAGACGCGCCGCGACACCGACCCCGACGACGTGGCCAGCATCGACGCGGCCATCGCCGACGTCTACCGCGAGCTGACCGCCGACTTCGAGGTGCGCGAGGTGGGCCTGGCGGCGGCCGGGTTCGTGGCGGCGGACCGCTCGGGCGTGCTCTTCGCGCCGAACATCGCCTGGCGCGACTACCCGCTGCGCGACAAGGTCGCCGCGCTCATCGACGCGCCCGACGTCCGGATCGTCGTGGAGAACGACGCCAACGCGGCCGGCTGGGCCGAGTTCCGGTACGGCGTCGGCCGCGACGCGCAGGACATGGTCCTGCTCACGCTCGGCACCGGCCTGGGCGGTGCCGTCGTCACGAACGGTCGCCTCGTGCGCGGGGCCTGGGGCGTCGCGGCCGAGATCGGCCACATGCGTGTCGTGCCGGGCGGCCACTACTGCGGCTGCGGGCACCAGGGGTGCTGGGAGCAGTACGTGTCGGGGTCGGCGCTCGTGCGCGACGCCCAGGCCGCGGCGATCTCCCAGCCGGCGCGCGCGCAGCACCTGCTCGACCTCGCCGGCGGCACCTCGGCCGGGATCACGGGGCCCATGGTGACGGCGGCGGCCCAGGCCGGCGACGCGCTCGCGGTCGACCTCCTCACCGGCCTGGCCACGTGGGTGGGCGAGGGCGCCGCGACCGTGGCCGCGCTGCTCGACCCCGAGCTCTTCGTCCTCGGCGGCGGCGTCAGCGCCGCGGGCGACCTGCTGCTCGGGCCGGCGCGCCAGGCGTTCGCCGAGCAGCTGTCCGGCCGCGGGCACCGTCCGGAGGCGTCGATCGTCATCGCCGCGATGGGCAACGACGCGGGCATGGTGGGTGCCGCGGACCTGGCCCGCGTCCTGGACTGA
- a CDS encoding lysophospholipid acyltransferase family protein yields the protein MFYWLMKRVFVGPLLRLVYRPWVRGAQHVPGDGPAIMASNHLAVIDSFFLPLVLDREIVFIGKQEYFTGRGLKGRMTAGFMRGVGTIPVDRGGGKASEAALRTGLRRLQEGGLFGIYPEGTRSPDGRLYRGKTGIARLALESGAPVVPVAMVGTGVAQPMGRRIPKVMRIGIVIGEPMDFSRYRGMENDRFILRSVTDEIMYAIMSLSGQEYADVYAATQKARIATGHPAAAAAEERLPAAPGGRPVPDVQVPVPPEDGPAPA from the coding sequence TTGTTCTACTGGTTGATGAAGCGGGTCTTCGTCGGGCCGCTGCTGCGGCTGGTCTACCGGCCGTGGGTGCGCGGTGCGCAGCACGTCCCGGGCGACGGGCCGGCGATCATGGCCAGCAACCATCTCGCCGTCATCGACTCGTTCTTCCTGCCCCTCGTGCTCGACCGCGAGATCGTCTTCATCGGCAAGCAGGAGTACTTCACCGGTCGGGGTCTCAAGGGCCGGATGACCGCGGGGTTCATGCGCGGCGTCGGCACGATCCCCGTCGACCGCGGCGGCGGCAAGGCCAGCGAGGCCGCGCTGCGCACGGGCCTGCGCCGGCTGCAGGAGGGCGGGCTGTTCGGCATCTACCCCGAGGGCACGCGCAGCCCCGACGGGCGCCTCTACCGCGGCAAGACGGGCATCGCGCGGCTCGCGCTGGAGTCCGGCGCGCCCGTGGTGCCGGTGGCCATGGTGGGCACGGGGGTGGCCCAGCCCATGGGTCGACGCATCCCCAAGGTCATGCGGATCGGCATCGTCATCGGTGAGCCCATGGACTTCAGCCGCTACCGCGGCATGGAGAACGACCGGTTCATCCTGCGCTCGGTCACCGACGAGATCATGTACGCGATCATGAGCCTGTCGGGCCAGGAGTACGCGGACGTCTACGCCGCGACGCAGAAGGCCAGGATCGCCACGGGGCACCCCGCGGCGGCCGCCGCCGAGGAGCGGCTGCCGGCCGCGCCGGGCGGTCGTCCGGTGCCCGATGTCCAGGTTCCGGTCCCGCCGGAGGACGGCCCGGCGCCTGCGTAG